A region of Flavobacterium album DNA encodes the following proteins:
- a CDS encoding SDR family NAD(P)-dependent oxidoreductase, whose amino-acid sequence MEQSFKPLQGKTAIITGGDSGIGRACAIELSERGANIVINYHSDEEGANETASQVKNNGSRALTYKADVGDYKQIVEMFATAKEQFGSPWILVNSAGLNESGIFVDDMEIEMFDRTLRTNLYGTFYTCREFIKARKADGNGGKIVNISSIHEEVARAGGADYCASKGAVRNLTRSLALELGPFGINVNNVAPGMVLTPMNQKALDDPEYLKNAEQNIPYRRAAEPWEVAKLVAYLVSDDASYAAGQTFTLDGGLSLNLGQGA is encoded by the coding sequence ATGGAACAATCTTTCAAACCTTTACAAGGTAAAACAGCCATTATAACCGGTGGCGATTCGGGCATCGGCAGAGCCTGTGCCATAGAACTCAGCGAACGCGGTGCGAATATCGTGATCAATTACCATAGCGATGAAGAAGGCGCTAACGAAACCGCCTCACAGGTCAAAAACAACGGCAGCAGGGCGCTGACCTACAAAGCCGATGTGGGCGACTATAAACAAATTGTAGAAATGTTCGCTACGGCAAAAGAGCAATTCGGCAGTCCGTGGATACTGGTTAACAGCGCAGGCCTGAACGAATCGGGCATATTTGTGGATGACATGGAAATCGAAATGTTCGACCGCACGCTGCGTACCAATTTGTATGGGACGTTTTACACCTGCAGGGAGTTTATAAAAGCCCGTAAAGCCGATGGCAACGGCGGCAAGATCGTCAATATCTCCTCGATACACGAAGAAGTGGCCCGTGCAGGTGGTGCCGATTATTGTGCCAGCAAAGGTGCAGTGCGTAACCTGACGCGTTCCCTTGCACTGGAGCTTGGCCCGTTCGGCATCAACGTAAACAACGTAGCGCCCGGAATGGTGCTTACCCCTATGAACCAAAAGGCCCTTGACGACCCGGAATACCTTAAAAATGCCGAGCAGAACATCCCATATCGCAGGGCAGCAGAACCCTGGGAAGTAGCAAAGCTTGTGGCGTATCTGGTTTCGGATGATGCATCGTATGCGGCAGGGCAAACCTTCACGCTCGACGGCGGACTGAGCTTAAATTTAGGACAGGGAGCATGA
- a CDS encoding DUF6438 domain-containing protein, with translation MRLLIIPLLLLFVACKDENTIKVTEPTIHYKPLKQEKYVKAQIRLSKVDSLATDKDVSKFLITIDSGFTNFKLERSPYSDALKNPEMDSITKARIKSSGIKKSFYKADLDNNSYTDLVVLGGWGSTSTAYEGERLEYHSYAVMNFGNKPENIYDLRSFLMPEIHYANGEPYLINRLIRGNDIKEIKLTGKFGLFTEYNESPVDSKIEKIEFESDPCFGSCPYFLLTINKNRFATLIAIAYNRNDLPDNYIEMEGVYTATIKDNEYDQIMELLNYIDFKNLDKSYSVGHTDAPTGIIKITYDNGKIKYINDYGMKGTYGLMAAYNLFRNLRFNQKWTKVEKIFGIKIENVGHIVPRLKEY, from the coding sequence ATGAGACTTTTGATTATTCCCCTGCTATTGTTATTTGTTGCCTGTAAAGACGAAAATACCATAAAGGTCACTGAGCCGACTATACACTATAAACCTCTGAAACAAGAGAAATATGTAAAAGCGCAAATAAGGCTGTCAAAAGTCGACAGCTTAGCCACAGACAAAGATGTGTCGAAATTTTTAATAACAATCGACAGCGGCTTTACCAATTTTAAATTAGAAAGATCACCTTATTCGGATGCATTAAAAAATCCCGAAATGGACAGTATCACGAAAGCAAGGATAAAAAGTTCAGGTATAAAAAAAAGCTTTTATAAAGCAGATCTTGATAATAACAGCTATACTGATCTTGTAGTACTCGGAGGTTGGGGCTCAACATCAACAGCCTACGAAGGAGAGCGATTAGAGTATCACTCCTATGCTGTAATGAATTTTGGCAATAAACCAGAAAATATATATGACCTTCGAAGTTTTTTAATGCCTGAGATTCATTACGCTAATGGAGAGCCATATCTTATAAATCGACTTATAAGAGGCAACGACATCAAAGAAATTAAGCTTACAGGAAAATTCGGTTTGTTTACAGAATACAATGAAAGTCCCGTTGACAGTAAAATAGAAAAGATAGAATTTGAATCAGATCCTTGTTTTGGAAGTTGTCCTTATTTCCTATTGACCATTAATAAAAACAGGTTTGCAACACTTATCGCAATTGCATACAACAGGAATGACCTTCCTGATAATTATATTGAAATGGAAGGAGTTTATACCGCCACGATTAAAGATAACGAATATGACCAAATAATGGAACTCCTTAATTACATCGATTTTAAAAATTTAGACAAGAGCTATTCTGTAGGGCATACGGATGCTCCAACCGGTATAATAAAGATCACATATGATAACGGAAAAATAAAATATATTAATGATTATGGCATGAAAGGAACATATGGCCTGATGGCTGCCTACAACCTGTTTCGTAACCTTAGATTTAATCAAAAATGGACTAAAGTTGAAAAAATATTCGGTATAAAAATTGAAAATGTTGGCCATATAGTACCGCGCCTGAAAGAGTATTAA
- a CDS encoding alpha-ketoglutarate-dependent dioxygenase AlkB has product MELFTQQSQIIPGLQYIENYFTAQEQEGLIATIDKQQWLGDLKRRVQHYGFKYDYKARRIDLGMHIGALPDWAKAIADRLHSEGYFDVVPDQLIINEYLPGQGITPHIDCEPCFEGTIVSISLGSPCVMDFTNKVTGEKIPMLLAPRSMVVLKGDSRYGWMHGIAARKTDKFDGNAYQRGRRISLTFRKTILER; this is encoded by the coding sequence ATGGAACTATTTACGCAACAATCCCAAATCATCCCAGGCCTCCAATATATAGAGAACTATTTTACGGCACAGGAACAGGAGGGCTTAATAGCAACTATTGATAAACAGCAATGGCTTGGCGACCTGAAACGCAGGGTGCAGCATTATGGCTTTAAGTACGATTACAAAGCCAGGAGAATCGACCTGGGCATGCACATCGGCGCGCTGCCGGACTGGGCGAAAGCCATTGCGGACAGGCTGCATTCGGAAGGATATTTTGATGTGGTGCCCGACCAGCTCATCATCAATGAATATTTGCCCGGGCAGGGTATCACTCCGCACATCGACTGTGAGCCATGCTTTGAGGGCACTATTGTTTCCATTTCTTTAGGTTCTCCCTGCGTCATGGATTTTACGAATAAAGTAACCGGTGAAAAGATACCGATGCTGCTCGCCCCACGCAGCATGGTCGTCCTGAAAGGTGATAGCAGGTACGGTTGGATGCATGGTATTGCCGCACGGAAAACAGATAAATTTGACGGCAATGCCTATCAAAGGGGCAGGAGGATTTCGCTCACTTTCAGGAAAACCATTTTAGAGCGATAG